From Streptomyces sp. SCSIO 75703:
AGGGTGCGCGCCGCCAATTTCGCGCGCACCGGTCGGAGTGTTCCGTCGGCGATTCCGTCCTGGACGACCCGGAGGAAGAGGTCTTCGTACTCGGCCCGGAGGATGTTGAGCGCGTCCAGGGATTTCCGCTGACGCGGTTTCAGCGCCGTCGACGACTGTTCCCTGACGCCGAGGTGGACCACGTGGTGATAGGCGAGATTCGTCATGAGATTCATGACGTGCTGCGTCGACATCGCCACGAGCCGGTCCCGTCCGGTGCCGCCGGCCTGCGACAACGGCTCCACCTGTTCGCGCACGGTACGCATTCCGTGCTCGTAGGCGGCCAGAAAGATGTCGAACTTCGAGCGGAAGTGGTAATAGATCAGGCCCTTGGTGGCGCCGACGCTGTCCGCGATGTCATCGATGGCGACGCCGAATCCCTGCTCCATGAAAGCCTCGGCCGCGGCGTCCAGAATGCGGCGCTTGGCGTTGTCGGCCTCGACGCCGTCCGTGACTGCCATCCAGAACCTTCTCTCGGTCGGTACGTGTCCGGTGCACTCTTCACGGGGCAGGGCCGCCCCGATGATGATACTCCCTAGTATTTCAGGAGTCGGTCCGGCACTTCACGAAAACGGCCGGACCGGGCCCGTGAGGAGACCCGCGCGAGCGGACCGCGCGGCGCCGACCAGCAGGTCCGCCGCCGTCTCCACGTCCGCCGGGGTGGTACCGCGGCCCAACGACAGCCGCAGCGCCCCGAGCGCCCGGTCGCCGTCCAGGCCCATGGCGGTGAGGACGGGCGACGGGCGGTGGTCCCCGTCGTGACAGGCGGACCCGGTGGAGGCGGCCAGACCCGGCGTCGCGGCGAGGAGCGCGTGCCCCGGGGCACCGTCGACGCTGATGTTCAGAGTGGTCGGCAGACGGCGTTCCACCGGGCCGTTGAGGCGGACCCGGCCGGGCAGGGCGGCGTCCAGACGCCGGTGGAGCCTGTCGCGGAGCGCGGCCAGCCGGCCGGGGGCGCCGTCCGCGAGGTCCGCGGCGGCCAGGGCGGCGGCCGTGCCGAGCGCGACGGCGAGGGCGACGTTCTCCGTGCCGGCCCGCAGCCCGCCCTCCTGGCCGCCCCCGTACACCACGGGCTCCGGCCGCAGGCCCGCGCGGACCCGGAGCGCGGCGATGCCCTTGGGCGCGTAGAGCTTGTGCCCGGCCATGGTGAGCAGGTCGGCGCCGAGGGCGGTAGCGTCGAGCGGGATCCTCCCGGCGGCCTGGGCGGCGTCACAGTGGAACAGCGCCCCGTGGCGGCGGGCGAGGGCGGCCAGTTCGGCGACCGGCTGGAGCGCGCCGGTCTCGTTGTTGGCGGCCATCACCGACACCAGCACCGTGTCCTCGTCCAGCGCGGCGGCGAGCCGGGCGGGGTCGACGAGGCCGTCCCCGTCGACCGGAAGGACCGTCACCCGTACCCCGTGCAGGCGTCGCAGGGCCCGCAGGGTCTCCAGGACCGACGGGTGCTCGGTCGCCTGGGTGACGACCCGTGGCCGGTCCCGTCCCGAGGCGAGGACGGTGCCGCGCAGGGCGAGCAGGTTCGCCTCGGACCCGGAGCCGGTGAACACCACCTCCCCGGCGCGGGCCCCGACCAGCGCCGCCACTCGCGCGCGTGCCCCGGCGAGGGCGCGGCGGGGCGCCTCGCCGTAGTGGTGCCCGCTGGACGGGTTGCCGAAGTGCCCGGTGAGATACGGCTCCATCGCCGCGGCCACCCGCGGATCGACCGGGGTGGTGGCGTTGTGGTCCAGGTACACCGGCCCGCCGGCCGGCCCGGACTCCGGCGGCGGGAGGAGAGGTGTCCCGCCGGTCACGTCCGGGTCCCGGGGGAGCGGGCCGGGGCGGGGCGCCCAGGGTCTTTCGGGAGTGACGCGGGGAGGTGTGCCACGTGCGGATCGTCCTGTTCGCCTCGGGCGCCCCGGCCGGACGGCCCGTCGCCCCGGACCGGGCGTTCCGCCTGCCCGGACGGAGGGCACCGCCCGCCCCTCGGGGCGCGTCGCCTCCGCCCAGGAGACCACACCGAGGACCACCCGGCACGCACCCCGGGCCCCACCCGCCCCGCGCGCGCCGCGTCGCCGCCAGGCCGCGCCCACCCTGCTCCGCGCCGCCGTCGCCCCTCACCGACGGGCCGCGCCCCGCGCCCTCTTCCTTCGCCCCTCCCCGCCCTCCGCGTCACGGCCCCCGCACCCCTGTTCGCCGCCCGCCCCATGGGCTACCTTCGGTAACCCTCCAGGTGGCGTGCCCGCCGATCCCGGGGCACTCCGGCGACCACCTGCCGCTCAACCTCCCGCACCGCAGGAACCGTTGACGAAAGGCAGCAGCCATGGAGAAGCCCCCCACCGCCCCCGTACCGTCCCCGCCGGAGCAGGCCCCGGCCGGTGTCACCCGACGCCGCGCCCTCACCGTCACCGGCGGAGTCCTCGCCGGCGCCGCCCTGGCCGGCCATGCCTTCCCCGCGTCCGCCGCCGCCTCCGAGGACGCGGACGCCATCGTCGT
This genomic window contains:
- a CDS encoding TetR/AcrR family transcriptional regulator produces the protein MAVTDGVEADNAKRRILDAAAEAFMEQGFGVAIDDIADSVGATKGLIYYHFRSKFDIFLAAYEHGMRTVREQVEPLSQAGGTGRDRLVAMSTQHVMNLMTNLAYHHVVHLGVREQSSTALKPRQRKSLDALNILRAEYEDLFLRVVQDGIADGTLRPVRAKLAARTLLCSLNAVDMWFHRIEGQSTDDLRQLADDIVDVVVGGLVLDPVR
- a CDS encoding cysteine desulfurase family protein, giving the protein MTGGTPLLPPPESGPAGGPVYLDHNATTPVDPRVAAAMEPYLTGHFGNPSSGHHYGEAPRRALAGARARVAALVGARAGEVVFTGSGSEANLLALRGTVLASGRDRPRVVTQATEHPSVLETLRALRRLHGVRVTVLPVDGDGLVDPARLAAALDEDTVLVSVMAANNETGALQPVAELAALARRHGALFHCDAAQAAGRIPLDATALGADLLTMAGHKLYAPKGIAALRVRAGLRPEPVVYGGGQEGGLRAGTENVALAVALGTAAALAAADLADGAPGRLAALRDRLHRRLDAALPGRVRLNGPVERRLPTTLNISVDGAPGHALLAATPGLAASTGSACHDGDHRPSPVLTAMGLDGDRALGALRLSLGRGTTPADVETAADLLVGAARSARAGLLTGPVRPFS